TCGTTGTCTCGTACGGGGTCGAGTAGACGCGCAGCGCCGTGTTGTCCGTCGTCGGCCAGACGACCTCCTCGCGCCAGTCGCCGAAGATGTCGCCGGACAGGGACGGGGTCGCCTTGGTGCTGTTGTTGGAGTGGACCGAGGCGCCGGTCAGGAGGCGGGTGTCGGAGGAGGTGCCGTACTTGTCGATGTGGGTGCCGTCGAGGAGTTCACGGGTGGTGTCGCCGTCCCACCAGGACAGGAAGTTGAAGGAGGAGGGCTCCCGGCCCTTGGTCGCGCCCGCTTCGTCACGGATGGAGGAGTCGGAGGCCGACCAGACCTCGGCGCCGTCGTTGCCCGCCCAGATGTCGCCCGCCACGCCGCGGCCGTTGTCGCAGCACGCGGCCAGGCTCCAGTTGACCGTGCCGTTCGCCGGGTTGATGTAGAGCTCCGCCGGCTGGGAGGACGACTCCGAGACCTTGAAGTACTCCAGGCCCGCGTGCGAGGGGTCGAGGTCGCCCAGGTGCTGCGCGTCGCCGTGTCCCGTCTTCGTGGTCCACAGGCCGTTGCCGTTGTCGTCCACCGCCATCGCGCCGTAGACGATCTCGTCCTTGCCGTCGTTGTCGACGTCCCCGACGGACAGACTGTGCGAGCCCTGACCGTCGTATCCCTTGCCGGAGTTGGTGGAGGAGTTGGTGTCGAAGGTCCAGCGGCGGGTGAAGGCGCCGCCTCGCCAGTCCCAGGCCGCGATGACCGTACGGGTGTAGTAGCCGCGGGCCATGATCAGGGAGGGGCGGGCACCGTCCAGGTAGGCCGTACCGGCCAGGAAGCGGTCCACCCGGTTGCCGTACGAGTCACCCCACGACGACACCGTGCCGCGCGCCGGGACGTAGTCGACCGTCCCCATCGCCTTGCCGGTCTGGCCGTTGAACATGGTCAGGTACTCGGGGCCCGACAGGACATAGCCGCTGGAGTTGCGGTAGTCGGCCGAGGAGCTGCCGATGACCGCGCCCGTGCCGTCGACCGTGCCGTCCGCCGTCTTCATGGCGACCTCGGCCTTGCCGTCGCCGTCGTAGTCGTATGCCTGGAACTGCGTGTAGTGCGCGCCGGAGCGGATGTTGCGGCCCAGGTCGATGCGCCACAGCCGGGTGCCGTCGAGCTTGATCCCGTCGACGATCGTGTTGCCGGTGTAGCCGGACTGGGAGTTGTCCTTGGCGTTCGTCGGCTGCCACTTCAGTACGAAGTCCAGCGCCCCGTCGCCGTCGAGGTCGGCCACGGAGGCGTCGTTGGCCTCGTAGGTGTAGGCGACGCCGTCGGGGGTCGTGCCGCCCGCCGGTGGGCTGATCGGGACGTCCTTGTAGCCGGTGCGGAACTGGATCGCGTGCACCGAGTCGGCCTGCTCCACGCCGCCGACGATCGCGCGGACCGTGTAGTCGGCCTGGGAGGGGGCGCCGGAGTGGAAGTAGTTCGTGGAGCCGGTGATCGGCGTCGAGTTGACCTTCGTACCGGCCCGGTAGACGTTGAAGGAGACGTCGGTGGGGTCGGTGCCGAGCCAGCGCCAGCTGACCAGGTTGCCGGCGTCGGTGTGGACGCTGACGACGCCCCGGTCCAGCTTCTCCACCTGCCGGGCGGTCGCGGCCTCCGCCGTGCCGGGGGTGGCGAGTTGGGTGAGCCCGGCGGCGACGAGTGCGACGGTGGCGCCCAGTGCGGAGAGAACGGCCCTTCGTCTGCGGTGCTTGTGCGGATGCGGGTGCGGGTGCTGCACGAGACGTACCTCCCGGGAGGACGGACAGGTTCCACTCCTCCGTCGCCGCCGCGCACCGGAAGGTTGCCGCTCACACCCCGGCGTACCGCGCCCCCAACTCCCTTACGGTCGCCGCCAGTCGCTCGCGCAGCTCGGGCGGTTCCAGCACCTCGACGCCGGCGCCCATGGACAGAAACTCGCCCAGGGCGCGGTCGACGGACTCGATCGGCACCCGCGCCGAGGTCCAGCCGTCGGGCTGTTCCGGGCCGTACGCACTCGCTCTCGGGTGCGTGACCCCCGGCGCCAGCCGCACCACCGCCTCCTCCCGGTACAGACGTTCATGGAAGTCGCGCTGGTACGCCGCCCAGTACGCGGCCAGGTCGAAGTCGTCCGGGCGGCTGAACTCCTCGTCGGACGTGACGAGTTCGAGGACCTGGTCGACCCGGAAGGTGCGCGGCCCCGGCCCCGCGACCACATACCAGCGGCCCGCCTTCAGCACCAGCCCGTACGGCTCAAGGCGCCGCTCCACATCGGTCGGCCGGGCCCAGCGGCGGTACCGCACATGCAGCACCCGGCCGTTCCAGACCGCGTCCGCGACCGCCGGCAGATACGGGGTGGCGTCGGCCTCCGCGTACCAGCCGGGCGCGTCGAGATGGAAGCGGCCGCTGATCCGGTCGGCGTGGACGCGCAGCTCCGCCGGCAGCGCGGCACGCACCTTCAGCTGGGCGGCCGCCAGCACGGACCCCAGCCCCAGCTCGGCGGCCGGACCGGGGGCGCCCGCGAGGAAGAGGGCCTCCGCCTCGTCGGCGGTCAGGCCGGTCAGCCGGGTGCGGTAGCCGTCCAGCAGACGGTAGCCCCCGGCGTGGCCCGCGTCGCCGTACAGCGGGACACCGGCCGCGCCCAGCGCCTCCACGTCCCGGTACACCGTGCGCACCGAGACCTCCAGCTCCTCGGCGAGCTGGGCGGCGGTCATCCGGCCCCGGGTCTGGAGCAGCAGCAGGATCGAGACGAGTCGGCTGGACTTCACTGACACAGGATCCCAGAGATCCACCGACTTCACTGACAGAAGGTGTCAGTGAAGTCACCCTACCGTCCCGCCATGGGCTTCACCGAGAAACTGCTGACCGTGCCGCCACCGATCGAGATCGCGGGCCGGCACATCAAGCGCTACCACGTCACCACCGACCCGGCCGGCATCGCGCCCGACGTCGAGAAGGCGGCGTACGAGATCCTCCCGGAGCTGCTGCCGGAGCCGGACGGCACTGCGCCCGCGACCTTCGTCGTGCTGCACCGGGGCGGGGACACGGGCGCCTATCTCAACGCCTACAGCTGGGTCTGGGACAACGTGCTCCACTTCCGCGGCGCGGCGGCCGGTCAACCGGCGCTGTCGTGCCCGGACCTCGACCCGACCCACTTCATCAAGCCTGAACTGCCCTGGATCGGCTGCATCTGGGAGCTGCCGCCGATCCTGCACGAGCGGGACGCCTGGGTGCGGCATCTGCTCGCGCCCGAAGTCCCGGACCTCGACGCCTACTTGGCCGACTCCCTGGCCGAGGGAACCACAGGAGACCGCTCATGAGCAGCCCGCACGACTTCGACTTCTTCCACGGCGACTGGCAGGTGCTCAACCGCCGCCGCACCGACTTCCTGGACCCGGACAGCGGCTGGGAGGAGTTCCCCGCCACCAACCGCTGCTGGCCCCTGTTCGACGGCGCCGCGAACATCGACGAGATCGACATGCCGCATCTGGCCGCGAAGGGGGCGACCTTGCGGCTCTTCGACCGGGAGAGCGGGCAGTGGTCGCTCAACTGGGCGTCCAGCCGCACCGGGACCCTCTTCCCGCCCGTGTTCGGTCAATTCACGGACGGGCGAGGCGAGTTCTACGGCGACGACACGCACGACGGTAAGGACGTACGGGTGCGGTTCGTGTGGTCCGACGTGTCGGACACCGGCGCCCGCTGGGAGCAGGCGTTCTCGCTCGACGGCGGGGACACCTGGCTGGCCAACTGGGTCATGGAGTTCACCCGGGCTTCCTGAACGCGCGCAGCGCGAAGACGGGGTCGGCGCGGGGCCGGTCCTGGTCCGGCAGGGCCGCCATCCGCGCGGCGAGCTCCTCGGTGCGCGGGTCACCCGGCGGCAGCATGGTGAACCAGCCGCGCCGCAGGTCGGCGGCGGTGCCCCGGGGGCTGCGGCCCTGGCCGACGCCGGTGAAACGGGCCCGCCCGGCGGCGACCAGGCCCTGCGCAGCGGCGTACGACTCCACCCGGCGGGCGCCGTCCGGGGCGGGCCGGCGCGGGCGCGGGGCGAGGACCGCGTCGACGTCGCTGCCGACGTCGTGAGCGGCGGCCTTGTCGACGGTGGTGACGTACACCCCGCCGGGCCGCAGCACCCGGGCGCACTCGGCGACGATGCTGCGGGTGTCCTCGGGGTCGTGGATGAGGTGCAGCAGCCACACGCTGGTCACCGCGTCGAACACCCCGTCGGGGAAGGGCAGTCGGCGGCTGTCGCCGAGCACGATCGCCCCGGGCAGCCGCGCCGCCGCCACACGGGCCATGCCGTATGTCAGGTCGGCGCCCGTCACCCGCAGCGCGGGCCGGGCCGTCGCGAACCTGCGGGTGACGATGCCGGTGCCGCAGGCCACGTCGAGGAGGCGGCGGGCGTCCGGCGGGACCAGGCCGAGCACCGCGTCCGCGGCCGCGGCGGCCCGGGGTTCGCCGCCGCGGGTGATGTCGTAGGCGTCGGCTTCCTTGTCGTAGTCCAGCACGCGGTCACTGGGCTCCGTGGCCGGGGGCGAGCGCCGCCACCCGCTGGGCGAGCTCGAGGTCCTTCTCGGTCACGGCGCCGCCGACACTGTGGGTGTTCACGCTCAGGGCGACCGTGTTGTAGCCGAGGGTGAGATCGGAGTGGTGGTCGAGCTCCTCCTGGACCTGGGCGATGTGGACGACCATCGCGGTCGCCGCGAAGTGCGAGGACAGCTGGTAGGAGCAGGTGAGGTGGTCACCGTCGAGCGACCAGCCCGGCAGTTCCGCTAGCCGGTCCTCGATCTCCTTCTGCGACAGCGGTTGCACGGCCATGACGCCGCTCCTTCCTGGACTGCGGGTGAGCCGGGGGTACTGGGGGTGTGCTGAGGGTGAGCTGGGAGGGGTTCTGGGGGTGTTCTCTCAGCGTGCCACAGGGAGACCGTGGAAGCCCTGGTCAGCAGGGGCCGACGCGGCCGGCCGGCCCGGATTTCTCTTCGCGGGCGTCCACCGGCTTCGTCTACGGTCGTCGTATGACCACCACCACTGCCACCGACGGGGGCGTCGGCCCGCTGCTGCGGGCCTGGCGGGAGCAGCGCCGGGTCAGCCAGCTGGAGCTGGCGCTGCGGGCCGACTCCTCCGCGCGGCACATCAGCTTCATCGAGACGGGGCGTTCCCGGCCGAGCGAGGAGATGGTGCTGCGGCTGGCCGAGCATCTGGACGTCCCGGTGCGGGAGCGCAACGCGCTGCTGCTGGCGGCCGGTTACGCCCCGCACTACCCGGAGACCCCGCTGGACGCCCCGGCGCTCGACGCGCTGCGGGACGGGATCGAGCGGCTCATCCAGGGCTATGAGCCGTACCCGGCACTGGTGTTGGACGCCATGTACAACGTGGTCGCCGCCAACCACGGCATCCTGACCCTGCTCGACGGCATCCCGGAGACCCTGCTCGAACCCCCGCTCAACGCGATGCGGCTGACCCTGCACCCGGAGGGCATGGCACCCCGTATCCGCAACCTGCGGGCGTGGCGCGGGCATCTCCTGGAGCAGATGGAACGGCAGATCGCCCTGCGCCGTTCGGAGCCGCTGCGGGCGCTGTACGAGGAGGTGGCGGCGTATCCGCTCGCCCACGAGGACGAGGACGGCGGCGAAGAGCTGGAGGCGGCGGCGTACTTCGCGCTCCCGATGCGGATCGAGCACGAGGGCCGGGTGCTGTCGTTCATCTCGTCCATCTCCACCTTCAACACCCCCATGGACGTGACCGTCGCCGAGCTGGCCATCGAGACGTTCCTCCCGGCCGACCCGGCGACGGTCAAGTACCTTCAGGGGCTCATGTCCTGACGTGCCTTCAGGGTGATGTGCTGGAGCGCCGCGAACCCGGCGACGGTGAGGGCCTGGAGGACGGTCCACAGCGCTCCCGCGGTGCTCGGCGACAGCCACAGCGCCAGGGCGGCACAACTCAGCACCGCCCAGGCGAGGTTGGCCTCGACAACGGCTCGGACCGGCAGTGCGGCCGGGCGGGGCCGGGCGGCGAGCCACCCGACACCGGCCGCGTACACCACGAGGAACGCGCCGAGTTCGAGCAGCAGCGCCGAACCGACGCCGAGGAGGCGCCCGAGCGGCCCGGAGGCGGCGAGATAGGCGAGGCCGTTGACGCCGGTCACCACCGCGTCCAGGGCGAGGAAGCGGCGCAGCGCGGTCTGCGGGTCGGTGGTGCGGGCGAGGGCGGACAGCTGGGCTGCGGACATGACGAATCAGCCTCCGTCGAGGTCGAGTTGGAGCACGGAAGAGGGTGGGGCCGGGTTCCGGACCGGAGTGCGCCGCCCCGGAACCCGGTGACTCCACGATCCCGCGCCGCCCCGGTCCGGTCGATTACCCGCGGGGTAAGGGCACAGTCGGCTTCCCCACCGCCCCGCGTGGCGAGCGCCTCACCACCGATCACGTGAGACTGACAGCGGAACATGACACACTGCCCCGGATACTTCGGCGCGTAGGGGAGGCGTGGCGTGAGTGAGCGGCGGCCCGCGCCCACGGTCGGCCAGGTGGTGCTCGGCAAGCGGCTTCAGGAGCTGCGGGAGGCGGCCGGGCTCAAACGCGAGGAGGCCGCGAAGGTCCTGCGCGTGGCTCCGGCGACCGTGCGGCGCATGGAAATGGCCGAGGTCGCGCTGAAGATCCCGTACGTGCAGCTGCTGCTGTCGACGTACGGCGTCTCCGAGGAGGAGGCGGACGCGTTCGTCGCGCT
This DNA window, taken from Streptomyces sp. NBC_00663, encodes the following:
- a CDS encoding class I SAM-dependent methyltransferase — translated: MLDYDKEADAYDITRGGEPRAAAAADAVLGLVPPDARRLLDVACGTGIVTRRFATARPALRVTGADLTYGMARVAAARLPGAIVLGDSRRLPFPDGVFDAVTSVWLLHLIHDPEDTRSIVAECARVLRPGGVYVTTVDKAAAHDVGSDVDAVLAPRPRRPAPDGARRVESYAAAQGLVAAGRARFTGVGQGRSPRGTAADLRRGWFTMLPPGDPRTEELAARMAALPDQDRPRADPVFALRAFRKPG
- a CDS encoding helix-turn-helix transcriptional regulator → MKSSRLVSILLLLQTRGRMTAAQLAEELEVSVRTVYRDVEALGAAGVPLYGDAGHAGGYRLLDGYRTRLTGLTADEAEALFLAGAPGPAAELGLGSVLAAAQLKVRAALPAELRVHADRISGRFHLDAPGWYAEADATPYLPAVADAVWNGRVLHVRYRRWARPTDVERRLEPYGLVLKAGRWYVVAGPGPRTFRVDQVLELVTSDEEFSRPDDFDLAAYWAAYQRDFHERLYREEAVVRLAPGVTHPRASAYGPEQPDGWTSARVPIESVDRALGEFLSMGAGVEVLEPPELRERLAATVRELGARYAGV
- a CDS encoding 4a-hydroxytetrahydrobiopterin dehydratase, with translation MAVQPLSQKEIEDRLAELPGWSLDGDHLTCSYQLSSHFAATAMVVHIAQVQEELDHHSDLTLGYNTVALSVNTHSVGGAVTEKDLELAQRVAALAPGHGAQ
- a CDS encoding helix-turn-helix domain-containing protein is translated as MTTTTATDGGVGPLLRAWREQRRVSQLELALRADSSARHISFIETGRSRPSEEMVLRLAEHLDVPVRERNALLLAAGYAPHYPETPLDAPALDALRDGIERLIQGYEPYPALVLDAMYNVVAANHGILTLLDGIPETLLEPPLNAMRLTLHPEGMAPRIRNLRAWRGHLLEQMERQIALRRSEPLRALYEEVAAYPLAHEDEDGGEELEAAAYFALPMRIEHEGRVLSFISSISTFNTPMDVTVAELAIETFLPADPATVKYLQGLMS
- a CDS encoding rhamnogalacturonan lyase — protein: MQHPHPHPHKHRRRRAVLSALGATVALVAAGLTQLATPGTAEAATARQVEKLDRGVVSVHTDAGNLVSWRWLGTDPTDVSFNVYRAGTKVNSTPITGSTNYFHSGAPSQADYTVRAIVGGVEQADSVHAIQFRTGYKDVPISPPAGGTTPDGVAYTYEANDASVADLDGDGALDFVLKWQPTNAKDNSQSGYTGNTIVDGIKLDGTRLWRIDLGRNIRSGAHYTQFQAYDYDGDGKAEVAMKTADGTVDGTGAVIGSSSADYRNSSGYVLSGPEYLTMFNGQTGKAMGTVDYVPARGTVSSWGDSYGNRVDRFLAGTAYLDGARPSLIMARGYYTRTVIAAWDWRGGAFTRRWTFDTNSSTNSGKGYDGQGSHSLSVGDVDNDGKDEIVYGAMAVDDNGNGLWTTKTGHGDAQHLGDLDPSHAGLEYFKVSESSSQPAELYINPANGTVNWSLAACCDNGRGVAGDIWAGNDGAEVWSASDSSIRDEAGATKGREPSSFNFLSWWDGDTTRELLDGTHIDKYGTSSDTRLLTGASVHSNNSTKATPSLSGDIFGDWREEVVWPTTDNTALRVYSTPYETTTKITTLLHDTMYRTGLAWQNTAYNQPPHPSFFIGNGMATAPRPTVYTP